From Coffea arabica cultivar ET-39 chromosome 10e, Coffea Arabica ET-39 HiFi, whole genome shotgun sequence, one genomic window encodes:
- the LOC113712434 gene encoding uncharacterized protein, with the protein MFDFRCSAGKMSEQQRFCHHHLLLSPLLLPFLSFSLFLAAAAEIHHQNPPPAITRFQQYLQISSAHPTPDYTSAINFLTSFSNSIPSLQSQILYFTPEKDKPLLLLTWPGSDPTLPSVLLNSHLDSVPADPSKWVHPPFSAYHSSDGKIFARGAQDDKCIGIQYLEAIKRLIEEKNFSPLRTVHISFVPDEEIGGFDGMAKFVKSEEFKALNLGFVLDEGQASPGDEYRVFYADRQPWHIVIKAVGMPGHGSRMFDNSAMENLMKSVEVITKFRDAEFDKVKAGLAANSEVISANPVFLKAGIPSPTGFVMNVQPSEAEAGFDLRLPPTADPDAVRRRIAEEWAPSWRNMSFEITEKGPLRDHKGRPLLTPTNDSNSWWSVFKQAVTSAGGKLAKPEILPSTTDARFMRQLGIPTIGFSPMRNTPILLHDHNEFLKDSVYLEGIKVYESVIKSLSSFADSS; encoded by the exons ATGTTTGACTTCCGATGTTCCGCTGGTAAAATGTCCGAACAACAACGCTTCTGTCACCACCATCTCCTACTCTCCCCTCTTCTGCTCCCCTTCCTCTCCTTCTCCCTCTTTCTTGCAGCAGCTGCTGAAATCCACCACCAAAATCCACCGCCGGCTATCACTCGTTTCCAACAATACCTCCAAATTAGCTCTGCCCATCCCACCCCAGACTACACCTCCGCCATCAACTTCCTCACCAGCTTCTCCAACTCCATCCCTTCCCTGCAATCCCAAATCCTTTACTTCACTCCGGAAAAGGACAAACCCCTCCTCCTCTTAACATGGCCCGGCTCAGACCCCACTCTTCCATCCGTCCTCCTCAACTCCCACCTCGACTCCGTGCCAGCAGACCCCTCCAAGTGGGTTCATCCCCCCTTCTCCGCTTACCACTCCTCCGACGGAAAAATCTTTGCCCGCGGTGCCCAGGATGATAAATGCATCGGTATTCAGTATTTGGAGGCGATAAAGAGGTTAATTGAGGAGAAAAACTTCAGCCCTCTTCGGACTGTGCACATCTCATTTGTCCCAGATGAGGAGATTGGGGGTTTTGATGGGATGGCGAAGTTCGTGAAATCCGAAGAGTTTAAGGCATTGAATCTGGGGTTTGTGTTGGATGAAGGGCAGGCCTCGCCTGGAGATGAGTATAGAGTGTTTTATGCTGACCGGCAGCCGTGGCATATCGTGATTAAGGCAGTTGGAATGCCCGGTCATGGGTCGAGGATGTTTGATAATTCAGCaatggagaatttgatgaagaGTGTGGAGGTTATTACCAAGTTTAGAGATGCTGAATTTGATAAGGTTAAGGCTGGGCTGGCTGCCAATTCTGAGGTTATTTCTGCAAATCCCGTGTTTTTGAAGGCTGGAATTCCTTCTCCCACA GGATTTGTGATGAATGTACAACCCTCTGAGGCAGAGGCAGGATTTGACTTGCGGCTGCCACCAACAGCTGACCCGGATGCCGTGAGAAGAAGGATTGCAGAGGAATGGGCACCCTCTTGGAGGAATATGAGTTTTGAG ATAACAGAGAAAGGACCTCTAAGAGACCACAAAGGACGCCCATTATTGACTCCGACAAATGATTCCAATTCTTGGTGGTCTGTTTTCAAGCAAGCTGTCACTTCTGCTGGTGGTAAACTTGCAAAGCCTGAAATCTTGCCATCAACTACTGATGCTCGGTTCATGAGGCAGCTTGGAATTCCTACCATTGGGTTTTCACCTATGAGAAACACGCCAATACTACTTCATGACCACAATGAG TTCCTGAAGGATTCTGTCTATTTGGAGGGAATTAAAGTATACGAATCTGTAATCAAATCTTTGAGCTCTTTTGCTGATTCTTCATGA